In Deltaproteobacteria bacterium, the following are encoded in one genomic region:
- the waaF gene encoding lipopolysaccharide heptosyltransferase II, translating into MRRLPAQLSNQRRYSSHADRRGGAFIASLPAANWENVLVLQTSFLGDTVLTLPLIGELRRRFAVGKLTLLCQPASRELLQDHPAIDAIIVDDKKKLHRGFVGLRRQAAALAGHQFTIALTPHKSWRSALMLSLARIPLRIGFQQSRGSWLFHRTVNRDPTRHDVERNLSLLEAFDIAPEECQREISLPVSAALQATVDEKLAALGLDLNHPIVGIHPGSVWPTKRWSAAGFAQLISDLRRNADCQVALFGGAEDAAVVGDVLNRCGQGAVNLAGQISLRELPAAIARCRVFVTNDSGPMHIAVAERVATVALFCATTPALGFYPYSGMATVLQKDLNCRPCTTHGGSRCPLGHQACSELIQPASVLSGVEKFIHADFSYGPAPLTSFQPEFISV; encoded by the coding sequence GTGCGACGCTTGCCGGCTCAGCTATCCAATCAAAGACGATATTCCAGTCATGCTGATCGACGAGGCGGTGCGTTTATAGCTTCATTGCCTGCGGCGAACTGGGAAAACGTTTTGGTTTTGCAGACCAGTTTTCTCGGTGACACGGTTTTGACTTTGCCGTTGATCGGCGAACTGCGGCGCCGCTTCGCAGTGGGGAAGCTGACACTACTCTGCCAGCCGGCGAGCCGCGAACTGTTGCAGGATCATCCGGCCATCGATGCGATCATCGTCGACGATAAAAAAAAGCTCCATCGCGGCTTTGTCGGTTTACGCCGCCAAGCCGCGGCACTTGCCGGGCATCAATTCACAATTGCCCTGACACCGCACAAATCTTGGCGTAGTGCGTTGATGCTTAGCTTGGCGAGAATTCCTCTCCGCATCGGCTTTCAACAAAGCCGTGGGTCGTGGCTGTTTCATCGCACCGTCAATCGCGACCCCACGCGGCACGATGTCGAGCGCAATCTGTCGCTGCTTGAAGCTTTCGATATTGCGCCCGAAGAATGCCAGCGAGAAATTTCTTTGCCAGTGAGTGCCGCGCTGCAAGCGACGGTGGATGAAAAACTCGCCGCTCTTGGTTTAGATCTCAACCATCCGATTGTCGGTATCCATCCCGGTTCGGTGTGGCCGACCAAGCGCTGGTCGGCTGCCGGCTTTGCTCAATTGATTTCCGATCTGCGTCGCAATGCTGACTGCCAGGTGGCGCTCTTCGGCGGCGCCGAGGATGCGGCTGTTGTCGGCGATGTGCTGAATCGCTGCGGCCAAGGTGCCGTCAATCTCGCCGGACAGATCAGCTTGCGCGAATTGCCGGCAGCGATCGCTCGCTGTCGGGTGTTCGTTACCAATGACAGCGGCCCGATGCATATCGCGGTGGCCGAGCGCGTGGCGACGGTGGCGCTGTTTTGCGCTACGACACCGGCGTTGGGTTTCTATCCGTATAGCGGCATGGCAACGGTGTTGCAGAAAGATTTAAATTGCCGTCCGTGCACGACCCACGGCGGCAGCCGCTGTCCGTTGGGACACCAAGCGTGTAGTGAACTCATTCAACCCGCAAGTGTTTTGAGCGGGGTGGAGAAATTTATTCACGCTGATTTTTCCTATGGCCCGGCGCCGCTCACTTCGTTTCAACCGGAATTCATCTCCGTTTAG
- a CDS encoding Trm112 family protein has product MAISKELLDILACPKCKGDIHLNQNSDGLVCDACRLSYPIKDDIPVMLIDEAVRL; this is encoded by the coding sequence ATGGCTATCAGCAAGGAACTTTTGGATATCCTCGCCTGTCCGAAATGCAAGGGCGATATCCATCTCAATCAAAATAGCGACGGGTTGGTGTGCGACGCTTGCCGGCTCAGCTATCCAATCAAAGACGATATTCCAGTCATGCTGATCGACGAGGCGGTGCGTTTATAG